TGTAATGCGGGTAAACATCGGCGTGCCGTTATGGATTTTTGCCAAACGCAAGCCGTCGCTGATGTAATCGGTTTTGCCGCTTACAGCCGCGACACAGCGGTATTGTTCCGCAACGCGCCTTGCAATGGCGGCAACATCTGCCTCGCCTTCCCCGGCATCTACGCCTTTTGCCTGCCAAGCAACGCCGGCAAGGTGCGCCAACTCGCCCACATTGCCGCGAATTACCTCAAATTCCACTTCTTCCAGCAAACACGCCACCATTTCACGCCGGTAAGGTGTTGCCGCCACGCCGACAGGGTCGAGAATCACCGGAATGCCGGCGCGGTTGGCACTCTTACCGGCCAAAATCATGGTTTCCGGATCTTTGCCGCTGAGCGTGCCGATGTTGATAACCAGCGCGCGGCTGATTTGCGGCAAAGCCTCCATTTCTTCCAGCGCCGCAGACATCAGGGGCGACGCACCTATGGCCAGCAAACCGTTTGCCGAAAGGTGGGCGGCTACCGTATTGGTAATATTGTGAATCAGCGGATTTTGCCGACGGATTTGGTCTAAATAAACAGATTTCATACTGTTTTCCTGTCTGTTGTCGAAAACGGGAACGAACAGGGGAAAACGAAGAAGATAGA
The nucleotide sequence above comes from Neisseria animalis. Encoded proteins:
- the thiM gene encoding hydroxyethylthiazole kinase encodes the protein MKSVYLDQIRRQNPLIHNITNTVAAHLSANGLLAIGASPLMSAALEEMEALPQISRALVINIGTLSGKDPETMILAGKSANRAGIPVILDPVGVAATPYRREMVACLLEEVEFEVIRGNVGELAHLAGVAWQAKGVDAGEGEADVAAIARRVAEQYRCVAAVSGKTDYISDGLRLAKIHNGTPMFTRITASGCLLGAVCGAFAAVAEGKVFEAVCEACTAYAVAGELAAASLKPTELGQFGVNLMNELGALSAAVIEQNARIVYE